Genomic window (uncultured Fusobacterium sp.):
GAGGTTGTTTACTCTCTCTTAATGCTTGAATTTCTATTACTTTTTTTAGATCAAATCCATCTTGAAATTTAAATGTAGCACTTATAATTATCCAATTTTTTTGTTGTATCTCTGTATGTCTATATGAAAAATTTATATCCTCTTTCTTGATTCTTCTTATTTCATGATTTTCATCAAATATCTCTATTTCAGATATACAATCAAAGATCTCACTTCCATAAGCTCCACCATTCATATATACAAGTCCTCCAACACTTCCAGGAATCCCTGCAAGATTTTCTAAACCTGTATAATTATTTTTATTCATAAAAGCTATTAACTTATTGAAGTCAAGCCCTGCTCCTACCTCTACAACTCCTCTTTCAATCTCTTTTATCTCATTAAAGTTTTTAGTAGAAACAAAAGTCATATCTAAGTTCCCATCATCTATAAGAGTATTAGTTCCGTTTCCTAAAAGAAATATATTTTCATTATTTTCTATTATCTCTTTAAGTTCATTTTTATCTTCTACTACTATAAATTTTTTTGCTACTCCTCCAACCTTCATATTTGAATGTTGTTTCATCACATAATTCTCAAAAACTTTCATTATCTAATTTTCCCTTCTAATTTATCTGCTATTCTATGTGCTATCTTAGAAATATCTCCAGCTCCCATAAACATAAACACTTCATGCCCTTCACAGTTCAATACTTTTTCATCTACTTTTTCTGGATTTTTTTCTATAGTAACCTTTTTATTATTTAATACTTTTCCTAAATCCTCTACTGTTACACCAAATTCATCTTTTTCTCCAGCAGCATATATAGGTAAAATTATTACCTCATCTGCTCCAACAAAAGCATCATTAAAGCTATTTAAAAGGAATTTTACTCTACTGTAACGATGTGGTTGGAAAATTACAGTAATCTTTTCATTTTCAATAGTTTGTGCTCCTTGTAATGTAGCTTTTATCTCTGTTGGATGGTGTGCATAGTCATCTATAACTTTTATTCCTAACTCTTTATCATTGAAAAGAATATCATATCTTCTCTTAGACCCTTTAAAATGAGTTAAAGCTTTTCCTAAATAATCTTCTTCAACACCAAATTTCTTTGCAAGATATATAACTGGTAGAGAGTTTAATATATTGTGGTTTCCTGGAACTGATAGAGTATAGTTACCTACTAACTCCCCTTTTATATAAACATCATAATTTATCTTTCCATCTTCAACTTTTACATTTCCACCATAAATATCTGCACTTTTGTCTTTTATACTATAAGTTTTTATCTTGTCACTATTTTTTCCTAAAGCAACATTTTTTAGGTTTTCACAATCTATACAAACAATAACCTCTTTCTCTGTTTGATCCATAAATTGAGAGAATGATTTATTAATATTTTCTAAACAACCATGAGTATCTAAATGATCTTCTTCAATATTTGTAATTATTGAATATATAGGATTCATATATAAGAATGAATTGTCACTTTCATCAGCTTCAGCTATAAAATACTTTGATTTTCCTGGTTTAGCATTTGATCCAATCTC
Coding sequences:
- the murB gene encoding UDP-N-acetylmuramate dehydrogenase — protein: MKVFENYVMKQHSNMKVGGVAKKFIVVEDKNELKEIIENNENIFLLGNGTNTLIDDGNLDMTFVSTKNFNEIKEIERGVVEVGAGLDFNKLIAFMNKNNYTGLENLAGIPGSVGGLVYMNGGAYGSEIFDCISEIEIFDENHEIRRIKKEDINFSYRHTEIQQKNWIIISATFKFQDGFDLKKVIEIQALRESKQPLDLPNLGSTFKNPKGDFSARLISEAGLKGTMIGGAQISEKHPNFIVNRGNATFEDISNILKLVKKTIKEKYDIALEEEIIIVKGEERR
- the murC gene encoding UDP-N-acetylmuramate--L-alanine ligase; translated protein: MKKIYFIGINGIGMSGLAKIMKIKGYDVKGADLTRGYVTEELESMGITVYNTHEAEHVKDSDMVIASSAIKKDNPEYKYAMDNGIKIVKRGELLAMLLNDETGIAVAGTHGKTTTSSMMSTVMLEKDPTIVVGGILPEIGSNAKPGKSKYFIAEADESDNSFLYMNPIYSIITNIEEDHLDTHGCLENINKSFSQFMDQTEKEVIVCIDCENLKNVALGKNSDKIKTYSIKDKSADIYGGNVKVEDGKINYDVYIKGELVGNYTLSVPGNHNILNSLPVIYLAKKFGVEEDYLGKALTHFKGSKRRYDILFNDKELGIKVIDDYAHHPTEIKATLQGAQTIENEKITVIFQPHRYSRVKFLLNSFNDAFVGADEVIILPIYAAGEKDEFGVTVEDLGKVLNNKKVTIEKNPEKVDEKVLNCEGHEVFMFMGAGDISKIAHRIADKLEGKIR